The Cloacibacillus sp. genome window below encodes:
- the dpaL gene encoding diaminopropionate ammonia-lyase, translating into MNSIKWIENKMPKTEDKELEIMALCNVKAARAFHESFPQYKVTPLAELKELAKFYGIKDLFIKDESYRFGLNAFKVLGGSFAMARYISKLTGRPIEELTYDVLTSPELKKETGDITFFSATDGNHGRGVAWAANKLGQKSVIMMPKGSQKARFDNIRKEGAVTTIEEFNYDDCVRKAAKAAGETHGGVIVQDTAWEGYEEIPAWIMQGYGTMAMEADQQFSEAAKEAPSHVFVQAGVGSLAGAVVGYFANRYPENPPTFVVVESDQADCLYKSACAGDGGIRIVDGDMQTIMAGLACGEPNTSSWQILKDKVAAFVSVPDWVAANGMRVLGAPLAGDPRVVSGESGAAPAGFLYSLMTDESLAPLRERLGINEKSRILLFSTEGDTDPENYHRVVWDGACAKEL; encoded by the coding sequence ATGAATAGTATCAAGTGGATCGAGAACAAGATGCCCAAGACAGAGGACAAAGAGCTCGAAATAATGGCTCTTTGCAATGTGAAGGCCGCGCGCGCCTTCCATGAAAGCTTTCCGCAGTATAAGGTGACGCCGCTGGCGGAGCTGAAAGAGCTCGCGAAGTTTTACGGGATTAAGGACCTCTTTATCAAAGACGAATCCTACCGGTTCGGGCTCAACGCCTTTAAGGTGCTCGGCGGCTCATTCGCGATGGCGCGCTACATTTCAAAGCTGACCGGACGTCCGATAGAGGAGCTTACCTACGACGTGCTCACCTCCCCCGAACTCAAAAAGGAGACCGGCGATATCACCTTCTTCAGCGCCACCGACGGCAACCACGGGCGCGGCGTCGCCTGGGCGGCCAACAAGCTGGGACAGAAATCGGTGATCATGATGCCGAAGGGCTCGCAGAAGGCGCGTTTCGACAATATTCGCAAAGAGGGCGCGGTGACGACGATCGAGGAATTCAATTACGACGACTGCGTACGCAAGGCGGCGAAGGCGGCGGGCGAAACGCACGGCGGCGTGATCGTCCAGGACACCGCCTGGGAGGGCTACGAGGAGATTCCCGCCTGGATCATGCAGGGTTACGGCACGATGGCGATGGAGGCCGACCAGCAGTTCTCGGAGGCGGCGAAAGAGGCTCCGAGCCACGTATTCGTCCAGGCCGGCGTAGGCTCGCTGGCGGGCGCGGTCGTGGGTTACTTCGCAAACAGATATCCCGAAAATCCCCCCACCTTCGTGGTGGTGGAATCGGACCAGGCGGACTGCCTCTATAAATCGGCCTGCGCGGGAGACGGCGGCATCCGCATCGTCGACGGCGACATGCAGACTATCATGGCCGGCCTTGCCTGCGGTGAACCCAACACCTCCTCGTGGCAGATACTGAAAGATAAGGTCGCGGCCTTTGTCTCAGTCCCCGACTGGGTGGCGGCCAACGGCATGCGCGTACTCGGCGCGCCGCTGGCGGGAGATCCCCGCGTAGTATCGGGCGAATCGGGAGCGGCGCCCGCGGGCTTCCTCTACTCGCTGATGACGGACGAGAGCCTCGCGCCGCTTCGCGAACGGCTCGGCATCAATGAAAAATCACGGATACTCCTCTTCTCCACCGAGGGAGACACCGATCCGGAAAATTACCACCGCGTTGTCTGGGACGGCGCCTGCGCCAAAGAGCTTTAA
- a CDS encoding helix-turn-helix transcriptional regulator has product MQDIAAVDFMKRLAKGLAAQFGEDCEIVIHDLESENKDNTIIAIENGHVTHREVGGGPSHIVLESLKAPAEKLEDHYDYLTKTSDGRLIKSSSIYIKNDEGKPVGIFCVNYDITKFAMAESTMKSFLHVAPQSEEPERIPQNVNELLDELIDNAVRHVGKPVPMMKKADKIKAVQYLKNNGAFQILKSGDRVCKLFKISKFTLYNYIDSTDTES; this is encoded by the coding sequence ATGCAGGATATAGCAGCCGTAGACTTCATGAAACGACTCGCAAAGGGGCTCGCCGCCCAGTTCGGCGAAGACTGCGAGATCGTCATCCATGACCTTGAGTCGGAGAATAAGGATAATACCATCATCGCCATCGAGAACGGACACGTGACCCACCGCGAGGTCGGCGGCGGACCGTCGCATATAGTCCTTGAGTCGCTCAAGGCTCCCGCCGAGAAGCTTGAGGACCATTACGATTATCTCACAAAGACCTCCGACGGACGGCTGATAAAATCTTCTTCTATATATATAAAAAACGACGAGGGAAAACCGGTGGGAATTTTTTGCGTGAACTACGACATCACCAAGTTCGCGATGGCCGAGTCCACAATGAAGAGTTTCCTGCACGTCGCGCCGCAGAGCGAAGAGCCGGAGCGTATCCCGCAGAACGTCAACGAGCTGCTCGACGAGCTGATCGACAACGCCGTGCGCCACGTCGGGAAGCCGGTGCCGATGATGAAGAAGGCCGACAAGATAAAGGCGGTCCAGTACCTCAAAAATAACGGCGCCTTCCAGATACTGAAATCAGGGGACCGCGTCTGCAAATTATTCAAGATTTCAAAATTTACACTTTACAACTATATAGACTCTACAGATACAGAAAGTTAA
- the ygfK gene encoding putative selenate reductase subunit YgfK, which translates to MSDRMTPIPFGILMKWILEDMKKDKGLFGVRFPYKADNAALSFLGEKIETPFGPAAGPHTQLAQNIVAAYFAGSRFFELKTVQTLDGEDLPVEKPCIDARDECYNVEWSTELRVPQALGEYIKAWYILKLVSKEFSLGAPDGFMFNMSVGYDLDGIKSEKIDSFIEGLKDARKTEVWRDCEAWTLANLKDFKNIDESYVKAISPAVCGSITLSTLHGCPPQEIERIASYLLDEKKLNTFIKCNPTLLGYEYARMKMDELGFSYMKFDDHHFLDDLQYADAVPMIRRLSEKAASNGLGFGVKLTNTFPVDNPNDVMVGGEMYMSGRALFPLTLEVARRLSEDFGGALRISWSGGADAENIAELYGAGIWPVTVATTLLKPGGYQRVKQLADEYAARGCEPFRGVDNEKIVRLSARASLNKKYRKPAKAAPNRKIDRAVPLTDCFIAPCEEGCPIKQDVPEYIRLAGEERYGEALAVILDKNPLPFITGTICSHRCMSRCTRSFYDESVEIRSVKLLCAEKGFSEVMKALPRPAARSGARAAVIGGGPAGMAAAYFLGRSGIKATVFEKSPLFGGVVSRIIPDFRIGAEAVSKDMEIVSAYGAEFVANAPRRSVAELKEAGFKYVIIANGAWKHGKLELKEGETTDVFDFLERYKKGECVELGEYVAVIGGGNTAMDAARAAKRVPGVQRVSLIYRRTKAYMPADLEELELALKEGVVFRELLAPKAFRDGTLLCVRMTLGEPDASGRRRPVETDEAVEIPADTVITAVGEEVESEFFTDNGLAVDARGRVVCGGDMSASAAPCSPWRTIENSTGGKPADAFTASAAPCSPWRTIENSAGGKPADAFTASADNVYVIGDARRDPATVVEAIADARAAADAIAAAEGLAAGGTAHTDSGSAETAIVKKGIIAAPKESREEAKRCLECSTVCENCADVCPNRANAVVTDAAGRPQIIHLDLMCNECGNCETFCPWKSAPYKDKFTYFANERDFADSANSGYAAAAEGYLVRLNGTVYRGGREELAEKLPAEVLSLISAAEEQLCLTSFHGIEKE; encoded by the coding sequence ATGAGCGACCGAATGACTCCCATTCCCTTTGGGATATTAATGAAGTGGATTCTCGAAGATATGAAGAAGGACAAAGGCCTCTTTGGCGTACGCTTCCCCTACAAGGCGGATAACGCGGCGCTGAGTTTTCTCGGAGAGAAGATCGAAACGCCCTTCGGACCAGCGGCGGGGCCGCACACCCAGCTGGCGCAGAATATCGTCGCCGCCTATTTCGCCGGATCGCGCTTTTTTGAATTGAAGACCGTGCAGACGCTCGACGGGGAAGATCTGCCCGTTGAAAAGCCCTGTATCGACGCGCGCGACGAATGCTACAACGTCGAATGGTCCACAGAGCTGCGTGTGCCACAGGCGCTCGGCGAATATATAAAAGCATGGTACATCCTGAAGCTGGTCTCAAAGGAATTTTCACTCGGCGCTCCCGACGGCTTCATGTTCAATATGAGCGTCGGATACGACCTCGACGGCATTAAATCAGAAAAGATAGATTCATTTATAGAGGGTCTCAAGGACGCGCGTAAAACGGAGGTCTGGAGGGACTGCGAGGCCTGGACGCTCGCGAACCTGAAAGATTTTAAGAATATCGACGAAAGCTATGTCAAAGCCATCTCCCCTGCCGTCTGCGGTTCTATAACCCTTTCAACGCTGCACGGCTGCCCGCCGCAGGAGATAGAGCGCATAGCCTCTTATCTTTTAGACGAGAAAAAGCTCAATACCTTCATTAAGTGCAACCCGACGCTTCTCGGATATGAATATGCCCGCATGAAGATGGACGAACTCGGCTTTTCCTACATGAAGTTCGACGACCACCATTTCCTTGACGATCTGCAGTACGCGGACGCGGTGCCAATGATAAGGCGTCTCTCGGAAAAGGCGGCCTCGAACGGTCTTGGATTCGGCGTGAAGCTGACGAACACCTTCCCGGTGGACAATCCCAATGACGTAATGGTTGGCGGCGAGATGTACATGTCCGGGCGCGCGCTCTTCCCGCTGACGCTCGAGGTGGCGCGCCGCCTTTCTGAGGATTTCGGCGGCGCGCTGCGTATATCGTGGTCCGGCGGCGCCGACGCGGAGAACATCGCGGAACTCTACGGCGCCGGTATCTGGCCGGTGACGGTCGCGACCACGCTTTTGAAGCCGGGCGGCTACCAGAGGGTGAAGCAGCTCGCCGACGAGTATGCCGCGCGCGGCTGCGAACCCTTCCGCGGTGTGGACAACGAAAAGATAGTGAGGCTCTCCGCGCGGGCGTCGCTCAATAAAAAGTATCGGAAACCGGCGAAGGCCGCCCCGAACAGGAAGATAGACAGAGCCGTTCCCCTGACCGACTGCTTCATCGCGCCCTGTGAAGAGGGCTGTCCCATAAAACAGGACGTACCGGAATATATCAGGCTCGCGGGAGAGGAGCGTTACGGCGAGGCGCTTGCCGTGATCCTCGACAAAAACCCGCTGCCCTTTATCACGGGCACGATTTGCAGCCACCGCTGCATGAGCCGCTGCACGCGCAGCTTCTATGACGAGTCGGTGGAGATACGCTCCGTCAAGCTGCTCTGCGCGGAAAAGGGTTTTTCCGAGGTTATGAAAGCGCTTCCGCGCCCTGCTGCGCGGAGCGGCGCGAGGGCCGCGGTCATCGGCGGCGGTCCGGCGGGAATGGCGGCGGCCTACTTCCTTGGGCGCAGCGGCATCAAGGCGACCGTCTTTGAGAAGAGCCCCCTGTTCGGCGGCGTCGTCAGCCGCATCATCCCAGATTTCCGTATCGGCGCGGAGGCGGTGTCCAAGGATATGGAAATTGTCTCCGCCTATGGGGCGGAATTCGTCGCGAACGCCCCGCGCCGCAGCGTTGCGGAACTAAAAGAGGCCGGTTTCAAATATGTGATAATAGCCAACGGCGCCTGGAAACATGGAAAGTTGGAGCTTAAAGAGGGGGAGACGACCGACGTCTTCGATTTCCTCGAGAGATATAAAAAGGGTGAGTGCGTGGAACTGGGAGAATATGTGGCCGTCATCGGCGGCGGCAACACGGCGATGGACGCCGCGCGCGCCGCGAAGCGGGTTCCCGGCGTGCAGAGGGTGAGCCTCATCTACCGCCGCACCAAGGCCTATATGCCGGCGGACCTTGAAGAGCTTGAACTGGCGCTGAAAGAGGGCGTCGTCTTCCGCGAACTGCTTGCGCCGAAGGCCTTCCGCGATGGCACGCTCCTCTGTGTGCGCATGACACTGGGCGAGCCCGACGCCTCGGGACGCCGCCGCCCCGTAGAGACCGATGAGGCCGTCGAGATACCGGCTGATACGGTTATCACGGCGGTCGGCGAAGAGGTGGAGAGCGAATTCTTCACGGACAACGGATTAGCCGTAGACGCCAGAGGCCGCGTTGTGTGCGGGGGCGATATGTCGGCGAGCGCCGCCCCCTGTTCGCCTTGGCGAACAATAGAAAATTCCACAGGGGGCAAGCCTGCGGATGCGTTTACCGCGAGCGCCGCCCCCTGTTCGCCTTGGCGAACAATAGAAAATTCCGCAGGGGGCAAGCCTGCGGATGCGTTTACCGCGAGTGCGGACAACGTATATGTCATCGGAGACGCGCGCCGCGACCCCGCGACAGTGGTCGAGGCTATCGCCGACGCGAGGGCGGCTGCCGACGCGATCGCCGCTGCCGAGGGGCTCGCAGCCGGCGGAACGGCACACACCGACAGCGGCAGCGCCGAGACGGCCATCGTCAAGAAGGGGATCATCGCCGCTCCCAAAGAGTCCCGTGAAGAGGCAAAACGCTGCCTTGAGTGTTCCACCGTCTGCGAAAACTGCGCGGACGTATGTCCGAACCGCGCCAACGCGGTGGTGACGGACGCGGCGGGCCGCCCCCAGATAATACATCTGGATCTTATGTGCAACGAATGCGGCAACTGCGAGACCTTCTGCCCCTGGAAGAGCGCTCCCTATAAGGATAAGTTTACCTACTTCGCCAACGAGCGGGACTTCGCCGACAGCGCGAATTCCGGCTACGCGGCGGCTGCGGAGGGCTATCTGGTGCGTTTGAATGGGACCGTATACCGCGGCGGCAGAGAGGAACTTGCAGAAAAACTGCCCGCAGAGGTGTTATCGCTGATCTCTGCCGCAGAGGAGCAGCTTTGCCTGACATCTTTTCACGGAATAGAGAAGGAATAG
- the xdh gene encoding selenium-dependent xanthine dehydrogenase, translated as MNGNVYETAQDKPLLRFLRDDLGLRSVKDGCSEGACGTCTIIVDGKAVRSCVLSTKRAAGKSIVTTEGLSEREKEAFVYAFGAMGSVQCGFCTPGMVMAGKALIDRNPDPAEDDIKQAIVGNICRCTGYKKIIEGISLAAAILRGEAVIEKKLEDGRDFGVGERAFRIDVREKVLGYGEYVDDVVMEGMVHASAVRSKYPRARVLDIDVSEALSLPGVLGVLTAEDVPNNKVGHIQQDWDVMIAKGSVTRCVGDAICLVIAENEDILAQAKKLVKIDYEELEPVRSVYEAKAPGAPLVHEKGNLCQSRHVTRGDAKKALAESKYVVTRSYSTPFTEHAFLEPECALAFPYKDGVKVYTSDQGVYDTRKEISIMLGWEPERIMVENKLVGGGFGGKEDVSAQHIAVLAALSVGRPVKVKFSRGESIAFHPKRHAMEGSFTLGCDENGIFTGLDCEIYFDTGAYASLCGPVLERACTHSVGPYCYQNTNIRGFGYYTNNPPAGAFRGFGVCQSEFALESTINLLAEKVGISPWEIRYRNAIEPGKVLPNGQIADRSTALKETLEAVREVYEKNAGHAGIACAMKNAGVGVGLPDKGRAKLAVHDGIVEIYAAASDIGQGCATVFVQMVAEATGLGRGEIRNLGSNSEVAPDSGTTSGSRQTLITGEAVRMAAAELSDAMREVGGDLSRLEGREFFAEYFEPTDPLGSQKPYPKSHVAYGFATHVVVLDEDGRVSEVYAAHDSGKVVNPIAIQGQIEGGVLMGLGYALTENFDLKDCVPQNKYGTLGLMRANQIPNIEAIYVEKKELLDVAYGAKGIGEISTIPTAPAVAGAYYAVDHIFRTKLPLKDTPYSKKKK; from the coding sequence GTGAACGGAAACGTATATGAGACGGCGCAGGATAAGCCCCTGCTTCGCTTTCTGCGCGACGATTTGGGACTGCGTTCGGTAAAAGACGGCTGCAGCGAGGGCGCCTGCGGCACCTGCACGATCATCGTCGACGGAAAGGCGGTGCGCTCCTGCGTTTTGTCGACGAAAAGGGCGGCAGGCAAATCCATCGTTACGACGGAGGGGCTCAGCGAAAGGGAGAAAGAGGCCTTCGTCTACGCCTTTGGCGCGATGGGTTCCGTCCAATGCGGCTTCTGCACTCCGGGGATGGTAATGGCCGGCAAGGCACTTATCGACCGTAACCCCGACCCTGCGGAGGACGATATAAAACAGGCGATCGTAGGTAATATCTGCCGCTGTACCGGCTATAAAAAAATTATCGAGGGTATTAGCCTTGCCGCCGCGATCTTGCGCGGTGAGGCCGTGATCGAGAAAAAACTTGAAGACGGGCGCGACTTTGGCGTCGGGGAGCGGGCCTTCCGTATCGACGTGCGCGAGAAAGTGCTCGGTTATGGAGAATATGTCGACGACGTGGTGATGGAGGGCATGGTCCACGCCTCCGCCGTCCGCTCGAAATATCCGCGCGCGAGAGTCCTTGATATCGACGTCTCGGAGGCGCTTTCGCTTCCGGGAGTGCTCGGCGTGCTTACGGCGGAGGACGTGCCTAATAATAAGGTAGGCCACATCCAGCAGGACTGGGACGTGATGATCGCCAAAGGAAGCGTAACGCGCTGTGTCGGCGACGCCATCTGCCTCGTCATTGCGGAAAATGAGGATATCCTTGCGCAGGCAAAAAAACTCGTTAAGATCGATTATGAGGAGCTAGAGCCGGTGCGCAGCGTCTATGAGGCGAAGGCTCCTGGCGCGCCTTTAGTCCACGAAAAGGGCAACCTCTGCCAGTCAAGGCACGTCACGCGCGGCGACGCCAAAAAGGCGCTGGCCGAATCGAAATATGTCGTGACCCGGAGCTACAGCACGCCCTTCACCGAACATGCCTTCCTGGAGCCCGAATGCGCCCTCGCCTTCCCTTACAAAGACGGCGTAAAGGTCTATACCTCGGACCAGGGCGTCTACGATACTCGCAAAGAGATCTCGATCATGCTCGGCTGGGAGCCGGAGCGTATCATGGTGGAGAATAAGCTTGTCGGCGGCGGCTTTGGCGGCAAAGAGGACGTCTCCGCGCAGCACATCGCCGTGCTGGCGGCGCTCTCCGTAGGCCGTCCGGTGAAGGTAAAATTTTCCCGCGGCGAGTCGATAGCCTTCCACCCCAAACGCCACGCTATGGAGGGGAGCTTCACGCTCGGCTGCGACGAGAACGGTATCTTTACCGGGCTTGACTGTGAGATATATTTCGACACGGGAGCCTACGCGTCGCTCTGCGGCCCCGTGCTTGAACGCGCCTGTACCCATTCGGTAGGGCCTTACTGCTACCAGAACACCAACATCCGCGGGTTCGGATACTACACCAACAACCCGCCGGCGGGGGCTTTCCGCGGCTTTGGCGTCTGTCAGAGCGAGTTTGCTCTGGAGTCTACCATCAACCTGCTCGCGGAGAAGGTTGGCATCTCCCCCTGGGAGATACGTTACCGCAACGCTATTGAACCTGGCAAAGTACTGCCAAACGGACAGATAGCGGACCGCTCGACGGCGCTCAAAGAGACGCTTGAGGCTGTGCGCGAGGTGTATGAGAAAAACGCCGGACATGCGGGGATCGCCTGCGCGATGAAGAACGCCGGCGTCGGCGTGGGGCTTCCTGACAAGGGGCGCGCCAAGCTCGCCGTTCACGACGGGATCGTGGAGATTTATGCCGCGGCCTCCGACATCGGCCAGGGATGCGCGACGGTCTTCGTGCAGATGGTGGCGGAGGCAACCGGCCTGGGGCGCGGCGAGATAAGGAACCTCGGCAGCAACTCCGAGGTGGCCCCGGACTCGGGGACGACCTCGGGCTCGCGCCAGACGCTGATCACCGGCGAGGCGGTGCGTATGGCGGCGGCGGAGCTCAGCGACGCGATGCGCGAAGTTGGCGGAGACCTATCCAGGCTGGAGGGACGTGAATTTTTCGCGGAATACTTCGAACCGACCGACCCGCTCGGCTCACAGAAACCATATCCCAAGAGCCACGTGGCCTACGGCTTCGCGACGCACGTCGTCGTCCTCGATGAAGACGGGCGCGTGTCCGAGGTCTACGCCGCCCATGATTCGGGAAAGGTCGTCAATCCTATCGCGATACAGGGCCAGATCGAGGGCGGAGTGCTGATGGGGCTGGGGTATGCGCTGACGGAGAATTTTGATCTGAAGGACTGCGTGCCGCAAAATAAGTACGGTACCTTGGGGCTGATGCGGGCCAACCAGATACCGAATATCGAGGCGATCTATGTCGAAAAGAAGGAGCTGCTCGACGTTGCCTACGGGGCTAAGGGCATTGGGGAGATCAGCACCATCCCTACCGCGCCTGCCGTGGCGGGGGCCTACTATGCGGTGGACCATATCTTCCGCACGAAGCTGCCGCTGAAGGATACGCCTTACAGCAAGAAGAAAAAATAA
- a CDS encoding ribonuclease J — MADPEKKKCNTRKRRVKSADLFVCPLGGMGEIGKNLTVFGYGDDYIIVDCGLKFPEEDMLGIDFVIPDVEFLVENKSKIRGIFITHGHEDHIGALPFVLPRIDVPVYCSRLAGGLIENKMIDANTGYVPEFHYIYPGDRIKAGCFEVEFIQMCHSIPDANALAIRTPAGVVVHTGDFKFDPTPIDGNRSDYSALARLGDEGVLLLMSDSTNVEKPGATPSEKMIGQTFERLFRLYKDRRIVVATFASNLNRSRMIIATAARFNRKVVLVGRSMIANVELADKLGYLDIPEGIVITPQEADHLPDNRVVVLTTGSQGEPFSGLVLMSRGAHRQVKLGPRDLVIISATPIPGNEKLVSQTVNRLFGCGAEVIYERDEKIHVSGHASRDELMLMMSLTRPKFFVPCHGEYRHLVRHAQLAKEMGVSAKNIFILQNGDLLKFHGSAKAEIAGHVQAGPVLIDGVVLGEFEGSILRERREMAENGLVVVSVALDKNMRPAAPVQIQTRGSVYSADDGSTFRELENAVLSAVTQFARMPGAKRETLPTEIRKRIRDVFGRSSRNYPTIIPLITYI; from the coding sequence ATGGCTGATCCCGAAAAAAAGAAGTGCAATACACGTAAACGTAGGGTCAAAAGTGCCGATCTTTTTGTCTGTCCGCTCGGAGGAATGGGTGAGATAGGTAAAAACCTGACGGTATTTGGCTATGGCGACGACTATATCATAGTCGATTGTGGACTTAAGTTTCCAGAGGAAGATATGCTGGGGATAGATTTTGTGATCCCGGACGTGGAGTTCCTTGTGGAGAATAAATCAAAGATAAGGGGTATCTTCATCACCCATGGACACGAGGACCATATAGGCGCGCTGCCGTTTGTGCTGCCGCGCATCGATGTTCCCGTATACTGCTCAAGACTCGCCGGTGGCCTCATCGAAAACAAAATGATCGATGCCAATACCGGCTATGTTCCTGAGTTCCACTACATCTATCCGGGCGACCGGATCAAGGCCGGCTGCTTTGAGGTGGAGTTTATCCAGATGTGCCACTCTATACCGGATGCGAACGCTCTGGCGATACGTACACCCGCCGGCGTCGTTGTGCATACTGGCGACTTTAAGTTTGATCCGACGCCGATAGACGGCAACCGTTCGGACTACAGCGCTCTCGCGCGCCTTGGCGACGAGGGGGTGCTGCTGCTGATGTCCGACTCCACAAATGTGGAAAAGCCTGGGGCTACCCCATCGGAAAAGATGATCGGACAGACATTTGAACGTCTCTTCCGGCTTTATAAGGACAGGCGTATCGTTGTGGCGACCTTCGCGAGCAACCTGAACAGGAGCCGCATGATAATAGCTACCGCCGCGCGCTTTAACCGTAAGGTGGTGCTTGTGGGGCGCAGCATGATAGCCAACGTGGAGCTGGCCGATAAACTTGGCTATCTTGATATACCGGAGGGGATCGTCATTACGCCTCAGGAGGCGGATCACCTTCCCGACAACCGCGTCGTCGTCCTGACGACCGGCAGCCAGGGGGAGCCTTTCTCCGGCCTTGTGCTGATGAGCCGCGGCGCGCACCGACAGGTGAAGCTGGGCCCCAGAGACCTTGTCATTATCTCCGCCACGCCAATCCCAGGCAATGAAAAACTTGTCAGCCAGACGGTGAACCGTCTCTTTGGCTGCGGCGCGGAGGTGATATATGAGCGCGACGAGAAGATACATGTATCTGGACACGCCTCGCGCGACGAGCTCATGCTTATGATGAGCCTCACCCGCCCGAAGTTCTTCGTCCCCTGTCATGGCGAGTACCGTCATTTGGTGCGCCACGCGCAGCTTGCGAAGGAGATGGGCGTTTCCGCAAAGAATATTTTCATACTTCAGAACGGCGACCTTCTCAAATTTCATGGTTCGGCGAAGGCGGAGATAGCGGGGCATGTACAGGCAGGCCCCGTACTCATCGACGGCGTCGTCCTTGGGGAATTTGAGGGCAGCATCCTGCGCGAACGCCGCGAGATGGCGGAGAACGGCCTTGTAGTCGTGTCGGTGGCGCTGGACAAGAATATGCGTCCCGCGGCGCCGGTGCAGATACAGACGAGAGGCAGCGTCTATTCCGCGGACGACGGCAGCACCTTCCGTGAACTTGAGAATGCCGTGCTGAGCGCGGTGACGCAGTTTGCGCGCATGCCTGGGGCAAAGAGAGAGACTCTTCCTACGGAGATACGAAAGAGGATACGCGACGTCTTTGGCAGAAGCTCGCGCAACTACCCGACAATCATTCCTCTGATCACATATATATAG
- a CDS encoding Na/Pi cotransporter family protein, translating to MSISAVLQVLAGVGILIYGIIIMGDSLQIIAGDRLRKLIGSLTGTPIKGMMVGTLVTSILQSSSATTVMVVSFVDVGFMNLMQAIGVILGANIGTTVTGQLIAFDITNVAYVCALAGAAICILCHKKRRKQIGIGIIGFALLFIGMNMMQEPLSFLKERPDLLMAFGSHPILAFMAGLVITLIVQSSSATVGLTMAVTAQGVIPLQTAIVIILGDNIGTTITAVIASLGANRSAKQAAAAHVMIKVLGTVVILMVLPMYTMLIELTATTIPRQVANAHTIFNIIIAFMFLPFVSQYAKFIRRIIPDDKNAAATGTIYLNPALITASRAAAVDAVRKEMIRLACLTLQMIDNCRRILIENNEKLVDEVGRAELNVNEMTHEIVRYSMETGQTGLSTDLSLLLNSCTNAVGDVERIGDHATNLVEMYQYLQDHKLAFSQLALEEGNEMFELVISALSKSIQALEDENPALAREVLALEERIDYMEKTLRSQHIARLNAGGCSPRAGVIFIDILSNLERVGDHANNLAMVVFDIKRLHHSTKNVKA from the coding sequence ATGTCTATAAGCGCTGTTCTTCAGGTATTGGCTGGTGTGGGAATTCTCATCTACGGTATCATCATCATGGGAGATTCCCTGCAGATAATCGCTGGAGACCGTCTTAGAAAGCTTATAGGATCACTTACCGGGACGCCGATCAAGGGCATGATGGTGGGAACTCTGGTCACCTCCATCCTGCAGAGCAGCAGCGCCACGACCGTTATGGTGGTCAGTTTTGTAGACGTCGGTTTTATGAACCTGATGCAGGCGATCGGCGTCATCCTCGGAGCCAATATCGGTACAACGGTCACTGGACAGCTGATAGCTTTTGACATCACGAATGTCGCCTATGTCTGCGCTCTGGCCGGCGCCGCAATATGTATCCTCTGCCATAAGAAGCGCCGCAAGCAGATAGGCATCGGCATCATCGGCTTCGCGCTTCTATTCATCGGCATGAATATGATGCAGGAGCCGCTGAGTTTTTTGAAGGAACGCCCCGATCTGCTCATGGCGTTCGGCAGCCATCCGATCCTGGCCTTCATGGCGGGACTCGTTATCACGCTGATAGTGCAGTCGAGCTCGGCCACCGTCGGCCTGACGATGGCGGTCACGGCTCAGGGAGTAATTCCGCTGCAGACGGCGATCGTCATCATCCTTGGAGACAATATCGGTACGACCATAACTGCGGTCATCGCCTCTCTGGGCGCGAACCGTTCAGCTAAGCAGGCGGCGGCGGCCCACGTCATGATAAAGGTGCTGGGTACGGTAGTTATCCTGATGGTGCTGCCGATGTATACGATGCTCATCGAACTGACGGCGACGACCATCCCGCGCCAGGTGGCGAACGCGCATACAATATTCAATATCATCATCGCCTTTATGTTCCTGCCCTTCGTCTCACAGTACGCGAAGTTCATCCGCAGGATCATACCGGATGATAAGAACGCGGCGGCTACAGGGACTATCTACCTTAACCCGGCGCTGATCACGGCTTCGCGGGCCGCAGCGGTCGACGCGGTCCGCAAAGAGATGATTCGTCTTGCCTGTCTGACGCTGCAAATGATCGACAACTGCCGCCGCATCCTCATAGAGAACAATGAGAAGCTTGTCGACGAGGTGGGGCGCGCGGAGCTTAACGTTAATGAGATGACCCATGAAATCGTCCGTTACTCTATGGAGACCGGGCAGACGGGACTCTCGACGGACCTCTCCCTTCTGTTGAACTCATGCACCAACGCGGTGGGAGATGTGGAGAGGATCGGCGACCACGCGACGAACCTTGTCGAAATGTACCAATACCTTCAGGACCATAAGCTCGCCTTTTCGCAGTTGGCGCTTGAAGAGGGCAACGAGATGTTCGAGCTGGTCATATCTGCCCTGTCAAAGAGCATCCAGGCCCTTGAGGACGAGAATCCGGCGCTGGCGAGAGAGGTCCTGGCGCTTGAAGAGCGTATAGACTACATGGAAAAAACTTTGCGCTCCCAGCACATCGCAAGGCTGAACGCCGGTGGCTGCAGCCCCAGGGCGGGGGTCATATTTATCGATATTCTCAGTAATCTTGAACGTGTCGGTGACCATGCGAACAACCTTGCGATGGTGGTCTTCGACATCAAGAGGCTCCATCATAGTACAAAAAATGTAAAAGCATGA